In Oncorhynchus tshawytscha isolate Ot180627B linkage group LG01, Otsh_v2.0, whole genome shotgun sequence, the genomic stretch GGCCACTATGGAAGCCgctgtgggagccgctgtgggaGCTATGATCACCTGCACCACCGTAGCCATGGCCACCTATAGCTGCAAGCCAAGCACAGAATACATTTTCCTGAGAAGGAAATAGAGGCACACCTTCAGTGtgacattaaaaaggaaagagcATATCTTACCTCTTCCTCTGTCGCCCCTTATTCGGTCATCAAACATGCCATTGCCAAAACAGTAATTACTGAAGCCATTGTAGTTGTCAAAGCCGCCATAGCCTACGTGAACAGACACAAAGAATAGGGAATCAATGATCATCTTTTCAGACCATTGGCCATCCTCAATCCAGTCCATTCACAAACACTAAATTGACTTCACTAACCAAAACTATTGCACATACCCCCACTATAGCCTCCTCCACGCATTTGGTCCAAAAGAGCACCCCCCCGTCCTGGACCAGGGAAGAACCCACCTCGCTCCATCATGGGCCTGTCGTAGGGACTGGGTCTCTGCCCCATCATCCTTCTGGGGAGCTCATAGTAAGCCCGGATCTCATTCCGGCTGCTCTTAAAGATTTCTATGTACCTGAATGGGTTTAAATGCAGGTGGGGTTATGACAAGAACACTACATGGGACAATAGCCATATGGAGAACATCAGCAGACAAGACATTGTGCATGATTTCATATGGGCAACTTTATCTAAGCCAAATAGTTGGGGTCAAACAGATAGCTTTATTGTACATCTAGAGGGGCAAGGAATAATACAATATATTAATTTTAGCAATAGCAGTAACAATATGGCACAGCTTTCACATAATCTGCTAATATTACAGCAGGTTTTGACTTTGCACTTTCATCATGATGCAGTATTAGAAGGCACTCTGACATAAATAGCCTAGTTCCCACAATTCAGCTATTAACAGCTCTATGGTGGTACTGTCATACAATATCTATTGTACTGTCAAAGCTCTCAATTCTGCAGCACTGATCTTAATTCCCTTTTCCCCCATTGCACTGCTTGACAAATAAATTCAATGAAAGACAATGCCCAGATTAAGCATGGTAACTGTCCaagtaacaaaaaaaatatattcaaaGTGTGATTTATGAATGATCATACCATCTTTAACTTATAGGAAAGATGCATGACCCCCCGCCCCATATTAGTCATAAAATTAATACCCAGCCCAGACTTTCCGTCCCCACCTGTGCCCTATTCTTTCCTTGTGTTTCCCCAGTGCCTTTTCTGCTATCTCCTTTGAGGCAAACTGCACGAAGGCTTCCCCTGTGCTCCTCCCCTGGTAGTCCATCGGCAATGTTATCCCATTTGGCACGATTTTCAACCCTTTAACCCAAGGACAAATAACCCCACAAGGGGAGACATGTTAAAAGCTGCAACATTCCCatatgtacaaaataaaaaccctttcCGCTTTTATTTGACTATTTCAATGTGATATCTCTTAGTATTAGACACACCAAAAGACCCAAGAACATACTGCTGAACTTTATTCATGAACACATTGACTTCATGTTATTCAAAGAACAGTAACATCAGAGCAGCATCATGCCATCCAGAAGATGTGGTGACTTTGCATGTGGTTTTATAAACAGATATTTGTACATTTGTGTGCATGTATGTTATTGAACTATAAGAGATTGAATATCATGCTATACTAAGTCACCACATTCTTATAAAGCCAAATACGGATTTAATTATTTTGAATTGTATTTGCTTGTCATGCACTTACTTGAATGCCTGAAAACTCTAATCCATCAATAGGCCTGTTTTTGCATTCATAGTTTAAGACATACACTTTGTTCATAGACACCTTACTAAAGCAACGCTATGTATGTACCTGCAAAGAACTGCACTATCTCCTCCTTACTGCAGCCAAAAGGAAGTCCCCGGAGACGTATCATACACCCGCTGCAGCTGTCGTAGTCAGTAGGGCCGCTGCGTTTCAACACCCAGTCCATCTCGCTACGGTTTGACTTGAAAACTACAAGACCGGACAGGAACGGCAAGGATTGACATTAAAGGTCTGAAAGGTACTCGGTAGGTGGGCAAGATTTGGGACTTTTTTGGTAGTCCGTCATGGGTATTTTTTGGATGCCGAAGACTATGATCACTTGCAAAAAATTATAAAATAAACTATTTCAACAAACACATTGGGGAGGAATCAGAAAgaccagactagaggtcgaccgattaaatcggaatggccgattaattggggccgatttcaagtttacataacaatcggaaatctgtatttttggacaccattttttttttacacctttaatattctttatttaactaggcaagtcagctaagaacacattttattttcaatgatggcctaggaacggtgggttaactgcctcgttcagtggcagaacggcagattctcaccttgtcagctcggggatccaatcttgcaaccttacagttaactagtccaacgcaataacgacctgcctctctcgttgcactccacaaggagttcctgttacgcgaatgcagtaagccgaggtaagttgctagctagttaaacgtatcttataaaaaacaatcaatcataatcactagttaactacacatggttgatgatattactagatattatctagcgtgtcctgcgttgcatataatctgactgagcatacaaacatacaagtatctgactgagcggtggtaggcagaagcaggtgcgtaaacattcattcaaacagcactttcgtgcattttgccagcagctcttcgttgtgcgtcaagcattgcgctgtttatgacttcaagcctatcaactcccgagatgaggctggtgtaaccgaagtgaaatggctagctagttagcgcgagctaatagcgtttcaaacatcactcgctctgagtcttggagtggttgttccccttgctctgcatgggtaacgatgcttcgagggtggctgttgtcgacgtgttcctggttcgagcccagggaggagcgaggacaGGGACGGAAGTTATACTGTTAGACTGGCAATTCTAAAGTGCCCATAAGAACAtcaaatagtcaaaggttaatgaaatacaaatggtatagagggaaatagtcctataataactacaacctaaaacttcttacctgggaatattgaagactcatgttaaaaggaaccaccagctttcatatgttctcatgttctgggcaaggaacttaaacattagctttcttacatagcacatattgcacttttactttcttctccaacactttgtttttgcattatttaaaccaaattgaacacgtttcattatttatttgaggctaaattgattttctTGATGTACTATATTAagttaaaagtgttcattcagtattgttgtaattgtcattaatcggtatcggcttttttggccctccaataatcagtatcggtgttgaaaaattatgaaatcggtcgacctctagaccaGACTACTGAAATACTTTTTATTTTGGTTATCATCAGTAAAATATCATAATAAATCACTTGCCCAATGGGGCAACCTCTGAGCAGGCTCAACTTGCGCAACTGCTCAGGTCACTTGTCCCGGACAACCCTTCATGTCAAGCCTTGAGCGGGCAACGTCAGTCATAATATACTGAATAACAACTAGCTGACTGATTGATAAGTCTAAATGTGACGACAGACAGATTAGAGATCTGTCAGACAAAATACCTTCAATATAGCGATGACCCATGTGTTTCCTATCCTTTGCTATGGCTTTTTTAAAATCCTCTGCTGATTTCAGCTCCACGAAAGCTTCTCCACTGGGCCTTCCTTCTTTGGAAAACGTGAAGCACACTCCATTCACTTTCCCGACGATGTTACAATCTGCAAGAGATACACAAGATTAACTTCATTTGAGCCTTCTTCATTGAGCCTTCATTCTTCCTGCCAGTTGCAAACAAACGATAAAGGGACTATTGAATGCCACCACTTTCAGTTTTATGAACGTGGCCTACTCACCAGAGAAGAACCCTGCCACCTCTTCCTGGGTGCAGGACCAAGGCAAGCCACGAATTCTCACCACATACCCATCATCATTCACAGACATAGTCTCTTCCTCTGGACCATGGTTAAAAAGGGCAATACAAGTCTTCATTAACGTTAGCAATATTGTGCATAAAACTTACAACCTTACTAAAGTACTAGCTAGGCCTACATGTGGAATTAGATTTCCTAGTAATTAACATGAGCTAGCTAACTTTAATTGTTAACTAGTTAAACCAGCTAATGTTAGTTGTTTGCCTCAAGGTCGATTGCATCTTCTTGGGACTTTGGCGTACCTCGCAATTATTGACTAGTTTAACTTAACTAGCTACAAGGTTACCGGTCTTTTTTTTTGACTATACAAGTCTTgatagttaacgttagctagaatGAAATCAGAGAGATTCATTTCTCACTCAAGCGCTGTTAATTGGGTTCTGTCATTATAGATGTCCTTGATAGTTTACTGACTGTGACTAAAACACCAATTTCCATAAACTATCCAGATGGATAATGGTATGTTTTCGACAATACATTACTAGCTATCGAGCTAGCCAGTCTTGTTCCGGAGTAGACGCtaaataacgttagctagctagccaactcttgctaagctagctagctaggacatCGCAACGGTCAAACGGTCTAGGTCAGAAAACAAAACTGTCCATCCAGTTCCGAAAATATATCCATTCCAAAGcgaacaaaaaaaacattatatATTTCAATAGGAAGCCACAAAAATGTTGGGAATAAAATGATAAAACGCGTCTTACAATTTATTTTCCCCGGTCTCAGTTCTTCTCAGGTGACAGGGAGTTCCGCAGCAGGTAATGTCGCGAGAACATAAAACATCTTCTACCAACAGCCGCCCTCTAGCAGTTTCTAAACGCAGAGGCGCAACATCGCGAGACTTCTGGGAACGCTTACCAAATTTACCAaaggcccagattcacaaaacgtTCTTAATTGCAATTTTCCCTTAACTATACACTTAAGAAGaaagttaagcaaagttgctattcctcaaaAAGTTTCTTGGAAATGTTCTTATGTTTCTCCTTAAACTAAAAATTAAGAAGAAATTagattattgaaaataaaattatTAATTCCAAGAAAGCTAAACCCTTGTTTTAAGCAGGGCAGTCAGAATAAAAGCTCCTGAAAgccattgaacatgtttaattcacaCAAACTTTATCTGAAAATATCACTATTGATTATTTTACACCCAAGAACATGTTTTAGAACAATAATCTCAGTAAGAAATATGCTAACATGATTGCCATTGCTAGATAAATAGCTTGCTAAAACGGATGTCTAGCAACAACCACATAACATTTGTAAGAAGATATTTGAGAAGTTCCTAAAAAAAATCATTCAATATTAAGATACTGTTGAGGAATTGCACTTACGAACTATTTTATTAACTTGTTGTTTTTCTTAATAAGCTTCTTAAGTTTTTGCGtaagaagtgttttgtgaatctgggcccaggTCGGGATTTGTAGTTTGAGAAGTCAATAAGAGATGTGAAAAATTATTAATTAGTTGTTACTTTTCActaaatctaaaggcacaacctagattccagccaatgtcttaagtagttgaacatgttattactccaacctcgttAAAGCGACAAACTGCCATGTTTTCATTTTCGTCAAAAACAACTCTTGACttgcacatgcgcagttcggcGCGAGACGACCGTTGGACCCGATGACGTGTTTTAAGgaatgttatttttttaatataaacaAAATCAACACAAAAAGTACATGGGGGAACACAATAATATAGAAAGAATATAGAAAGGACAAttgggctagggggtacaatattacattacacaaggaccttaagggacatacacacacttagacataacatacataacagcTTTTTTGTTGGTAGAATATTTCATTGTCTTAAAATTTGGTTCAATTTATTTTGTAAGGtaagaaaatgtgttttatttgtacatttacatttgtgaatatgatATTTGGCCAAAataataatgaaattaattacctAGAATTGTttcatattggcactccccagtaggCGCAGTTCTCCATAGGAAGTAatagaattctacagtatttcaattagaATGTTTGAATGACAAATTTACATGTATTTAGGTATATGTTTATTATAATGGGGACAGTACtttttcatgttttatttttatgtttaggTCACAATatgtaaaagtatgcattaatgCATTAAGGTATCTGTAATAGAATACATGTGGCAAAAATgtatgtagacattaataaatacatttctatagcctccaaaatatatatatttttacagcggtgagggagtgccaagatggaggcatggTGGCTTTAATACAGTGACcccatctagtgtatatataaataattgaCCGCAAAGGCTGTTGAAGAATGGTGCGCACACGGTTTTGGGGAAATGTGTCTTTCAGTACAAACCTTCACATAACCTAGCAAATGTGGAATCAAACTGAACACAcccctgataaaataaataaaaattaaccCAGGGCAGATGCACACCGAGAGATAGCTACACTTGTCTGTTTCTATGAAATCAATTAAATATCGTATTCATCTGCACTACCTAAAAAGACAGACAAGAGCAATATTTCAAGGTGGGCCTATTCTATTGGGGAGATTGTCTAGCCAAGCCAGCACTATCAAGTGAGTGCAGGTGaaggaaaggagaaaaggagaggaagcaATGGACTTTAGACTTTTGGGATGATACACCCACTGGTTAAAGTCCATTTGGAGGCGTGCAGCTGTTAAACTTCTGCACTTCTCACTGGGAAATCAGCATAAGCCACTCTAATAAGTAATGGAGATTCCAGTATTCATTGTTGATGCATTTACCAATTTACCTTTCAAAGGAAATCCTGCAGCAGTTTGTCCCCTTTTACATGCAAGTATACTTTCTTTATACATAATTACATCTTATTACATATTCTCATGTATTGCTGAATAATCAACATTAGTATTTGCTTTAAGTTATCTAACCAGTAATCATGCAAAAAAATACTGTTGACTGTTCTCAACCAAACAGGAATTGCAGGATGATATGTACCAGAAAATTGCTGCTGAGATGAACCTGTCAGAGACTGCCTTCATCATAAGGCTAAATTCAAAAGATGACTTCAGCTCAGGTATCTTTTTCGAGACGTTCTGAAATAGAGTTGAAACTGTACTCTATTTCTGTGCAGAAGTTTTCCAAATCTGCCATCTGGTGGTACTCCATTTTATTGCAATTAACCAAGAGGGGGTGATTGATGCCAATGAGAATGAGAGTATATGGGACTCAGGAAAGAAAAGGTAAATCAACTCATCACAACATCCTGAGATTACTGACATGGGAACTTGTATGTATTTTGGTATGTGTTGTATTGAAGGAGCACGCTTCCGCTTGCGTTGGTTCAGCCCCACCAATGAGGTTCCTCTGTGTGGACATGCCACCCTAGCTTCAGCCGCTGTACTGTTTTACAAAAAAAGTAAGAATGACTGTCACATAATACAGTATCTCACATGTAAGCAAGTGAATGGCAACTAGTACAAACATATAGTGCAATTCAATTGTTTCTATCCCACAATTcccttcctaaagaaaatgtcaacacaacagtggtatttGAGACTTTGAGTGGAGAGCTGTATGTGCAACAACAGGGGGAATCTATAGTGATGGATTTCCCTCTGAACAAACCTACTCCGCTGGTAGGTGATGAAATCAATGTGGCACATTCATGTTGaacatatatatacactgtacacGTTATAAGTTTTGCATAAAAGCCTTTGCAAATTAATGTAACTTCGTATCCACAGGGTCTCAATGAATTTAAAGACATAGTTAATGTAAGTGCATCATCCTTCTTACCACTGTTTCTATAATTTATGGTGAAGAATTAAGATCATGTCCATCAGTCTGAATATGTATGCGCAGGCTGCTGTGGGAGACCAGCCGATTCGAGAAGTGTGCCTCTGTGGCACCACCAAAAAGCTAATGGTGCGCCTTGCTGACACTTGtgacaggtaaaaaaaaaagtacacaCTTTACTTTATACATTATCACTGGTGCTGGGAAACAGGATGGAATGGCAAACTTCACTTGAAAGGGATTGAAAGTGACTGTTTGGTTTTAGGTCAGTGCTCACATCCCTGCAGCCAGACCCAGCAGTTCTTCTCCGTGTAAACACTGGAGGAAGGGTTAGGGGTCTGATTGTCACCATGATTGGAGCCCCTGGCTGTCAGCCTGGCTATGACTTCTACTCCAGAAACTTCTCCCCCTGGTTTGGGATTCCTGAGGACCCTGTGACTGGTAAGTACAGCGGACATTGGCAAGTCTTTTCTGTAGTCTTTTAGAAAGTTTAATTTGGTTTGTTTTTACATCATTGCAGGCTCTGCACATACTGTCCTTGCAGGCTACTGGTCTGAGAAACTGGGCAAGAAAAAGATGCTGGGTGGgtaacagtggaggctgctaaggggaggacggctcatgacAACAGCTGGAACCgcacaaatggaatggcatcaaacacgtgGAAACCATGtgattgataccattccacttactccgctccagccattaccacaagcccgttctccccaattaaggtgccaccaaccttctgCGGTGGGTAATGTAAACAGCATTGCAACATGGAGTTCAAATTCCATTGCACAGAACCCAATCAATTTACAGATATTGATGGACAGGTACATCTAGAGTAAAATAAatccaataaataaataatgtaaacATCATTAAAAGAACTACCTCACTGCATTCTCCTCCTGTGTGACAGCCTATCAGTGCTCCAGTCGTGGTGGGGAGTTGGAGCTGGAACTACGGGATGATGGCAGACTGAATATCGCTGGCCAGGCTGTAACCGTCCTGCAAGGGATTCTAACTGTGTAGAGGCTATACTGTTCACGTCGACCTAGCCAAATAATCTGTAGACCTAGCTGTGGCTACAGATTTGAGTTTGAGATTAACAATTTGATACAATGGAATAGTCATttaacagatgctcttatccagagcgatttacaggttTGGGTTAAGTGCCATGCCAAGGGCACAGGCAGACTTTTCACCAAGTTGGCtcaggattcgaaccagcgacttttcagttactggcccaacggtctttaaccgctagtctacctgccgctcTAGTGAACACTCAGCATACAATCCTCACCATTTGTATTTGGACAGT encodes the following:
- the LOC112257330 gene encoding phenazine biosynthesis-like domain-containing protein, which codes for MEIPVFIVDAFTNLPFKGNPAAVCPLLHELQDDMYQKIAAEMNLSETAFIIRLNSKDDFSSGARFRLRWFSPTNEVPLCGHATLASAAVLFYKKKNVNTTVVFETLSGELYVQQQGESIVMDFPLNKPTPLGLNEFKDIVNAAVGDQPIREVCLCGTTKKLMVRLADTCDRSVLTSLQPDPAVLLRVNTGGRVRGLIVTMIGAPGCQPGYDFYSRNFSPWFGIPEDPVTGSAHTVLAGYWSEKLGKKKMLAYQCSSRGGELELELRDDGRLNIAGQAVTVLQGILTV
- the hnrnph3 gene encoding heterogeneous nuclear ribonucleoprotein H3 isoform X1 gives rise to the protein MSVNDDGYVVRIRGLPWSCTQEEVAGFFSDCNIVGKVNGVCFTFSKEGRPSGEAFVELKSAEDFKKAIAKDRKHMGHRYIEVFKSNRSEMDWVLKRSGPTDYDSCSGCMIRLRGLPFGCSKEEIVQFFAGLKIVPNGITLPMDYQGRSTGEAFVQFASKEIAEKALGKHKERIGHRYIEIFKSSRNEIRAYYELPRRMMGQRPSPYDRPMMERGGFFPGPGRGGALLDQMRGGGYSGGYGGFDNYNGFSNYCFGNGMFDDRIRGDRGRAIGGHGYGGAGDHSSHSGSHSGFHSGHFVHMRGLPFRATEGDIANFFSPLTPVRVHIDFGPNGKSTGEADVEFRSHEDAVSAMSKDKNHMQHRYIELFLNSTASGASEMGRGGGFYGNSGGMGLRRSGLRGMF
- the hnrnph3 gene encoding heterogeneous nuclear ribonucleoprotein H3 isoform X2, with protein sequence MSVNDDGYVVRIRGLPWSCTQEEVAGFFSDCNIVGKVNGVCFTFSKEGRPSGEAFVELKSAEDFKKAIAKDRKHMGHRYIEVFKSNRSEMDWVLKRSGPTDYDSCSGCMIRLRGLPFGCSKEEIVQFFAGLKIVPNGITLPMDYQGRSTGEAFVQFASKEIAEKALGKHKERIGHRYIEIFKSSRNEIRAYYELPRRMMGQRPSPYDRPMMERGYGGFDNYNGFSNYCFGNGMFDDRIRGDRGRAIGGHGYGGAGDHSSHSGSHSGFHSGHFVHMRGLPFRATEGDIANFFSPLTPVRVHIDFGPNGKSTGEADVEFRSHEDAVSAMSKDKNHMQHRYIELFLNSTASGASEMGRGGGFYGNSGGMGLRRSGLRGMF